GACAGAGAGAACCAGATGGTGGAAATATCATGGGGGGACCTTAAGAAAAAGCTTGGCACTGTGGCGGAAAAAAGCCTTATCCTGGTAGATGATGAGGGGAAACAACACCCCTGGCAGATCGTAACCAACGATACAGACAGCAAATCGATCATTTTCCCGGTGACACTCAAAGCAGGTGGAACACAAACATTCCGTATCACCGAGGGTGAGCCTAATTCTTTCGAGCCTCTTGTTTACGGACGACTGGTTCCGGAACGGAAGGATGACTTCACCTGGGAGAACAACCGCACCGCCTTCCGGGTCTACGGCCCCGCACTGAAGGCCACGGGAGAGATCAGCAACGGAATGGACTTTTGGGCGAAGCGTACTGAATCACTAATCATTGACAAATGGTATCGCGACGACCTAGCAGGTGTAGCATCCTATCATGAGGACCACGGTGAAGGACTCGATTTTTACAAGGTGGGCAGGACGCTAGGCTTGGGAATGACAGCCCCAATCCACAGCGACACCCTCTGCCTGGGCGACAACTTCGTCACCGCCGAGATCATCAACAACGGACCACTGCGACTCACCTTTCGCCTGACTTATGAACCTTATGCCGTTGATGAAAAAATGGTGACGGAAACACGTATCATTTCACTCGATGCCTACAGCCTCTTCAACAAGGTGACCCATATCTTTGAAACTGATCTGGAGAGCTTGAACGTGGCTACCGGCATCGTGACCGATGAGAGCGTGGTGCCTGTCACATTCGGCGACTCCGGTGGCATCATTGCCTATGAAACACCCGGCAACGAAGCAAACGGCACGATTTATACCGCGGTTATCCAGCCGGCTGGTTATGAATCTGTTCAACTGTTCGACGGTCACTATGCCGGACTGAACAGCATCACACCAGGTTCATCCTACACCTCCTACGTGGGTGGCGGATGGAGCAAGGCC
This genomic window from Dysgonomonadaceae bacterium zrk40 contains:
- a CDS encoding DUF4861 family protein produces the protein MLAILIGGCTTQKSEVTLRVQNSGTGDRENQMVEISWGDLKKKLGTVAEKSLILVDDEGKQHPWQIVTNDTDSKSIIFPVTLKAGGTQTFRITEGEPNSFEPLVYGRLVPERKDDFTWENNRTAFRVYGPALKATGEISNGMDFWAKRTESLIIDKWYRDDLAGVASYHEDHGEGLDFYKVGRTLGLGMTAPIHSDTLCLGDNFVTAEIINNGPLRLTFRLTYEPYAVDEKMVTETRIISLDAYSLFNKVTHIFETDLESLNVATGIVTDESVVPVTFGDSGGIIAYETPGNEANGTIYTAVIQPAGYESVQLFDGHYAGLNSITPGSSYTSYVGGGWSKAGFDNFAQWVSFLKTEKAQIDQPLTIEIQ